The genomic window GTTTTGTGTGAGAAGTGTGCTTTTTCAAAACTGTAAGTATTCATGCTGGAAAAATTGGGTTTATTTCATCAGCAGGAACTTCAGTCTGGGTATTCTGCAACAAGATGTTAAAACAGATTTTGCTAGTGATAAttcttctttaatatttttcaccAGATCATGGGCAGGAGGCCTAATTCAGGTGAACAGAGGGAAAGTACTGAGTATAGGGGGGCTTAGGATAGGGAGGATCATCAGGGCAATGATTCTGCCTGGGACCAGATTGTGGAAACTGAATTCCTTTCCTGTGCCTGTCATACAATTGTGCTGGCAGCCTGGGTTTGGGTAATTCCTAACTGATGGGTAATTCCTAACTGATGCAGCAACTTTGTGATGTCCTTCTTGCCTAAATTTGAATGCCTCTGATATTGCATATGGCATTAGTCAAGCAGTGTTTTATAAAATGATTGTTAAAGtaactttttcttcccccccccccccatagcACACATCTACTGTGAGGACGTCTTTGGCATCGTGGgagaaaattttacttttccagTAAAAATAGACCAAAAAGTAGTGGAAACTAcctggaagaaaaacaaggatAAAGTGGCTGAATGGGAAGGGCTGAACAAACCAACGTATTTTGGTCGTCTCTGTAACAGGAGTGTGCTTATGGAGAATGGGTCCTTGACTATAGTTGACTTGGAGAAGGATGATGCTGGTGCATATGAGTTACAGTACCGGGATTCTATGAAAGATCACTACTTAAACTTCGTACTTGTTGTGTTAGGTAAGTAGTGGAAGAACTGCATAAAGAATGTGAACCACCTTATTCACTTTAAAATGTCTAGAAAGGGGATTGTATATTTGTCAGGGAAGCAAACAGAAACAGAGGGGGCGGCTGTTCTTTGTCTCAATTTTAAGTTGCTTAGGCACTTTGAACAAATTTTCAAAGGTGGCATCTCATTTGTGTGCCCATCATTACTCACCTTGGAATGACTTCTAGAATGTGTGCAGATGGCACACTGCACTTTCAGGTAGACAGCCAAACTTTTGGAGCAATCTGACCAGGTAATCCCAAACATTATGTACCTATTAAAGATGTTCCTGCAGGCATATTATACGTGCTTCAATATCTGTGGCATCATCCTGTGTAGATCTACTCAGCCTCACTAGCAGCCTTTGGGAAATAAGTGTGTCTATTAGTCCTATGGACAGTGAGCCGTGAGGATGCTTGGACTAGGCATGGAAGAACCACAAACAGGTGGTTTACAGGTCACTTTCAGAAACACATTCCTCTCTCATGCACATGTACACACTTGCTCACACTTTTGTCTATGCActttcctgctggttttgttgctccagcccttgtcccgtGCTGAAATTCTATGTAGTTTATAACTAAAGTAATACAGaatgttttctctccttctaGATCCCCTTCCAGAACCTGAAATAAGCTGCAACACCAGCGATCGTAAACTTGTGTTAAACTGTGCAGCAAATTTCCAGGGGCCTCTGAATTACATTTGGAAGCTGAGTGACAATCCACAGAGTCATGAGAAGCAGGAGCTTTCCATCCGTTTGGAAGATGTTAATGCTACCACGAAAGCTACATGTATCATTAAATTCTCACAAATGGAAAGGAGCTCTGAAATCTCCTTGATGCAATGCCTTTCAGATGAAAACGGTAATGAATGTGTCATGTTGCAAACACAGGTCTGAGAGGCTTGGTTGGGAAGCAGCATGGCCTTTGTAAGATTTCTTCTGACTTCCCAGGAAGTTaaatttaaagaataaaaagcatCAGAAGTGATTTGTCTGCTAAAAGTTTGTGTAAAGTTTGGGAAAAGTATCAGGCTGACAGTTTGATCCCCCTAGAAAGATACTTTTTGCAGGGACCTCCACAGAAGAAAGCCTTTAGCTATGACTTGATTGAGTAATAATAAAGATTAGAAGATCTCTTCTGAATCTTCTGGCCTTATGTAATTACTGCTAATGCCTTGCCCTCTTTGTACTGCTCTCCATGAATTGGAGTGAAACTATTCAGCCATTTCAAGCGAGTCATCTAGCAGCCAttagataaaataatttctcatctAGGATGTCAGTGAGCAtacttctttcctccttcatAGAGAGGTataaaaagtagaaaagagTTTTCCTCCTGTTGCTTATTGCTTTGGGACAGCCTTCAGCTTGAGGCTTgcatttttagggtttttttaaacacagagtGAGGACCTGTTTGGAACCATGTGGTTTGTAGGGTGTGTAAGGCAGTCCCTAACTGACAGTATTGCTCATTTCTGTGCAAAGTCATTGTCATGGTTTACTAGTATagaatttttcctttactgGAGTTATGTGTTAGAAACTTGTTAGAAATGAGGGATGTGatgggttgaccttggctggctgcCAGGTGCCCTTCAGGCTGATCTGTCACTTCCTCTCCTCTGTGAGGCAGGGTGGAGAAAATATGACAGAAGCCTCATGGGTTGAGGTAAGAACAGAGAGAGACCATTCAGCCATTACTGTCACAGGCGAAACAGACTCAACTTTGGgaaaatgaatttaatttattgccaaaatcagagcaggataatgagaagcgAGCAAATCTA from Corvus hawaiiensis isolate bCorHaw1 chromosome 2, bCorHaw1.pri.cur, whole genome shotgun sequence includes these protein-coding regions:
- the CD58 gene encoding lymphocyte function-associated antigen 3 isoform X2; this translates as MRLLASLLCLVPFLAHIYCEDVFGIVGENFTFPVKIDQKVVETTWKKNKDKVAEWEGLNKPTYFGRLCNRSVLMENGSLTIVDLEKDDAGAYELQYRDSMKDHYLNFVLVVLDPLPEPEISCNTSDRKLVLNCAANFQGPLNYIWKLSDNPQSHEKQELSIRLEDVNATTKATCIIKFSQMERSSEISLMQCLSDENGGSSSKRTRGALFGACILIAVVVLVFLFYKGIINFGRGRNTAQNSPVNGSGEHEQLFHGDSQQQPTSQGDRELNEEDSALKDKQIVKNGVNQEDTFRNSSVLANHADEHGINEGEVTQDAEGRDGEHLNNSSSCSKEDLKSKASNSVAAHTNMEEKR
- the CD58 gene encoding lymphocyte function-associated antigen 3 isoform X3 translates to MRLLASLLCLVPFLAHIYCEDVFGIVGENFTFPVKIDQKVVETTWKKNKDKVAEWEGLNKPTYFGRLCNRSVLMENGSLTIVDLEKDDAGAYELQYRDSMKDHYLNFVLVVLDPLPEPEISCNTSDRKLVLNCAANFQGPLNYIWKLSDNPQSHEKQELSIRLEDVNATTKATCIIKFSQMERSSEISLMQCLSDENGIINFGRGRNTAQNSPVNGSGEHEQLFHGDSQQQPTSQGATFSQAVHNENEEPEADRELNEEDSALKDKQIVKNGVNQEDTFRNSSVLANHADEHGINEGEVTQDAEGRDGEHLNNSSSCSKEDLKSKASNSVAAHTNMEEKR